Proteins from one Lonchura striata isolate bLonStr1 chromosome 6, bLonStr1.mat, whole genome shotgun sequence genomic window:
- the LOC144246402 gene encoding LOW QUALITY PROTEIN: uncharacterized protein LOC144246402 (The sequence of the model RefSeq protein was modified relative to this genomic sequence to represent the inferred CDS: inserted 2 bases in 1 codon; substituted 1 base at 1 genomic stop codon), whose product MCLETMALLSLLFVLVQSLIQYPQPAGDGLDEATHQRMRERQELLDREMARLMQELEQGPLQQQDEGWGAMLFGALQHSSSKDQSSRKTLGDERITEQEEDTADPEEGEEDRDMTLEAENSGTEDDREGSPVAADDGNKDDATEDNYDVKMKEDSDVNSGNYDVKEDSDVDNGYHLKKEGQSDGDMPGDTTTEGNEEEPGNVDQDKDTGKEEGEGNEEKNNSVTIKAGKNTDVNEGEDNVDGTEEYMDVKVQESRCANDQRSKDWTGQEDSNQCGNEIAHSGFPAPEEVNKDVIAEDGNDRNKDEXQADVNVEGNKNNDRQEEEQGNVAASEKGGSDGGREENASGGIENREDTQDAGNEKDILLVDGIEWPVEDLERGSSVTAELMESFTRVFVYSMSNSFDPVPRVAIGVGSAFEGWSPHEWDGVYRVLVPLNXPPGHTFHLEPSSAGQTAARTFSVRVELVCTCESEQLGEKLLCLLHHSQEELRRKQQRSLLETLCTGSYLDVEKTSRWFFQMVRCSWLHVPQSYSWHLLFQPCSRSCQFQLSRGKRTLSVEMLFGVRQGDSDIFVANQPLEAQKGNSGNLVSSQPAKANILTRAAWPETFAVAEAKFFQHIARQIPCKRLHLKYLQLFTCMLSGTGFSTSNWKTLVMHVLNILPPVYWRRKEFPLRLWDIMAYMQLCLKWKHLDHFVLGNEKLPAEISLPPAMQKVEPLNLFEYLARDPDAHRKAMEAYAQLHFRLWMMLSNTEKNSLHKALMEKFTADCCDVDSL is encoded by the exons ATGTGCCTTGAG ACCATGGCTTTACTGTCACTGCTGTTTGTGCTTGTGCAAAGCCTGATCCAGTacccccagccagctggggatgggctggatGAGGCCACGCACCAGAGAATGCGGGAgcgtcaggagctgctggaccgTGAGATGGCCCGGCtgatgcaggagctggagcaggggcccctgcagcagcaggatgagggctGGGGAGCCATGCTCtttggtgccctgcagca cagcagcagcaaggaccAGAGCTCCCGCAAGACCTTGGGAGATGAGAGAATAACTGAACAGGAAGAAGACACCGCTGATCCagaggaaggtgaagaagaCAGAGATATGACTCTGGAGGCAGAAAACAGCGGCACTGAAGATGACAGAGAAGGCAgtcctgtggctgcagatgATGGCAACAAGGATGATGCCACTGAAGACAATTATGATGTGAAGATGAAGGAGGACAGCGATGTCAACAGTGGCAATTATGATGTGAAGGAAGACAGCGATGTCGACAATGGCTATCACTTAAAGAAAGAAGGACAGAGTGATGGGGATATGCCAGGAGACACTaccactgaaggaaatgaagaagaaCCTGGCAAT GTGGACCAAGACAAGGAcactggaaaggaagaaggagaaggaaatgaagaaaaaaacaatagtgTTACTATAAAGGCAGGCAAAAACACTGATGTAAATGAAGGTGAAGACAATGTAGATGGAACAGAAGAATACATGGATGTGAAGGTGCAGGAAAGCAGATGTGCCAATGACCAAAGAAGTAAAGACTGGACTGGGCAGGAAGATAGCAATCAATGTGGGAATGAAATTGCCCATAGTGGTTTTCCTGCACCTGAGGAAGTAAATAAGGATGTGATAGCAGAAGATGGCAATGACAGAAACAAGGATGAATAACAGGCTGATGTGAATGTGGAGGGAAACAAGAATAATGATAGACAAGAAGAGGAACAAGGTAATGTGGCTGCCAGTGAAAAAGGTGGCAGTGATGGtggcagggaagaaaatgccAGTGGTGGAATTGAAAACAGAGAAGACACCCAAGATGCTGGGAATGAGAAGGACATCCTTTTAGTGGATGGTATAGAGTGGCCTGTGGAGGACCTGGAGAGAGGCTCCTCAGTGACAGCTGAGCTGATGGAGAGCTTCACACGTGTCTTTGTGTACAGCATGAGCAATAGCTTTGATCCGGTGCCTCGAGTAGCCATCGGGGTGGGCAGTGCCtttgagggctggagcccccatGAGTGGGATGGGGTGTACCGTGTGCTGGTCCCACTGAA CCCGCCAGGGCACACCTTCCACCTAGAGCCAAGCAGTGCAGGGCAGACGGCAGCAAGGACCTTCAGCGTCCGTGTGGAGCTGGTGTGCACGTGTGAGAGCGAGCAGCTGGGCGAGAAGCTGTTGTGCCTCCTGCACCACTCGCAGGAGGAGCTGCGGCGGAAGCAGCAGCGCAGCCTCCTGGAGACACTCTGCACCGGCTCCTACCTGGATGTGGAGAAAACCTCCCGCTGGTTCTTCCAGATGGTGAGATGCTCGTGGCTGCATGTGCCTCAGTCATACTCATGGCACTTGTTGTTTCAGCCCTGCAGCCGGTCCTGCCaattccagctgagcagaggcAAGAGGACCCTGTCGGTGGAGATGCTTTTTGGGGTGCGCCAAGGGGACTCTGACATCTTTGTGGCCAACCAGCCCTTAGAGGCCCAGAAAGGCAACTCCGGTAACCTTGTGAGCAGTCAGCCCGCCAAGGCCAACATCCTCACAAGAGCAGCATGGCCTGAGACATTCGCTGTGGCGGAGGCAAAATTCTTCCAGCACATTGCCAGGCAGATACCATGTAAGAGGTTGCACCTGAAATACCTGCAGCTCTTCACATGCATGTTGAGCGGCACAGGTTTTTCCACCTCTAACTGGAAGACTCTGGTCATGCATGTGTTAAACATCTTACCACCGGTCTACTGGCGCAGGAAGGAATTTCCACTGCGGCTGTGGGACATCATGGCATACatgcagctctgcctgaaaTGGAAACACCTGGACCATTTTGTTCTCGGCAACGAGAAGCTTCCTGCAGAGATCAGCTTGCCGCCAGCAATGCAAAAGGTTGAGCCACTCAACCTCTTTGAGTACCTGGCCCGAGATCCGGATGCCCACAGAAAGGCAATGGAGGCTTATGCTCAGCTGCACTTTCGCCTCTGGATGATGCTCTCCAACACTGAGAAGAATTCCctgcacaaagctctgatggAGAAGTTCACAGCCGATTGCTGCGACGTCGACTCTTTGTGA
- the LOC144246403 gene encoding olfactory receptor 14J1-like has product MSNSSSISHFLLLAQADTRQLQLLHFCLFLGISLAALLGNGLIISAVACGHHLHTPMFFFLLNLALSDLGSICTTVPKAMHNSLWDTSTISYTGCAAQLFFFVFCTTTEFSLLTIMCYDRYVSICKPLHYGTLLGSRACAHMAAAAWASAFLYSLLHTANTFSLSLCHGNSLGQFFCEIPQILKLSCSYSKLRELGLLAVSMSLGVGCFVFIVFSYVQIFRAVLRIPSEQGRHKAFSTCLPHLAVLSLFISTVMFAYLKPPSMSSPSLDLALSVLYSVVPPTLNPLIYSFRNQELKAAVWRLMTLPFQKH; this is encoded by the coding sequence atgtccaacagcagctccatcagccacttcctcctgctggcacaggcagacacgcggcagctgcagctcctgcacttctgcctcttcctgggcatctccctggctgccctcctgggcaacggcctcatcatcagcgccgtagcctgcggccaccacctgcacacgcccatgttcttcttcctgctcaacctggccctcagtgacctgggctccatctgcaccactgtccccaaagccatgcacaattccctctgggacaccagcaccatctcctacacaggatgtgctgcccagctctttttttttgtgttttgcacTACCACAGAGTTTTctctcctgaccatcatgtgctacgaccgctacgtgtccatctgcaaacccctgcactacgggaccctcctgggcagcagagcttgtgcccacatggcagcagctgcctgggccagtgcctttctctattcactgctgcacacagccaatacattttccctgtccctgtgccatggcaattccctgggccagttcttctgtgaaatcccacagatcctcaagctctcctgctcatATTCTAaactcagggaacttgggcttcttgctgTTAGTATGTCTTTAGGAGTCggatgttttgtgttcattgttttctcctatgtgcagatcttcagggctgtgctgaggatcccctctgagcagggacggcacaaagccttttccacctgcctccctcacctggctgtgctcTCCCTGTTTATCAGCACTGTAATGTTTGCCTACCTGAAGCCTCCCTCCATGTCCTCCCcgtccctggatctggccctttcagttctgtactcggtggtgcctccaaccctgaaccccctcatctataGCTttaggaaccaggagctcaaggctgcagtgtggagacTGATGACTTTgccatttcagaaacattaa